The genomic region ATCCAAAACGGCTTCAGCAAATTCGCGGAATGTTTCTACGAAATAATCGATAGATCGCTGTGAGCCCAGTTTAAAATCCAAGATTTCAGGCGAATATGTTTTTGATTTATGATATTTCTTTGTAAAATAATCGTTATAAGGTGCGTTTTTGAATGGAACATATCTTGCGAGGTATCCTAACTCTAAATCAAAATTAAAAGTTGGTGTATCAACTCGTAATTTGGGATTCGGGTAAGATATAATACCATTCATTAATATATATTCAATGATTGTAATATGCTTCTAAGATCAGCTGAACCATTAATAACAGTAGCACTCGCAGATCGCATAAAGCGATTTACCCATTCATGATTTTGCTCTGCTAATACCTTTGAAAATATTAACTTTCTATTTAATCTAGCGCACTCGGCAGCTTGATGGACCACTCCGGACGTTTCGCCAGCTTCTACGATTATCGTAGCCTTAGTAAGTAAGGCCATCAGTCGATTTCGACGAGGAAAAACGTATGGATTGCCTCCTTCTTCGGGTCGAGAAATGGAAAGCAATAATCCTTTATCTGTTATTTCTTCACCTAACTTTTTGTTTTGTGCTGGGTAAATTTGGTGGATTGGAGTACCTAAAACTCCGATTGTTTTTCCACCTAACGAAAGCGTACAAGAGTGAGCAACGCTATCAATTCCTTTCGCTAATCCAGAAACTACTACAAATCCTTCTTTTACTAAAGTTTCAGTTATAATTTTTGCCGCAGCGATTCCTCTTTCTGTCGGGTTTCTAGTACCTACAACTGCCACTGCAGGTTGATTTATAAAATCAATATTCCCTTTCCAGAAAATGGGAATTATACCATCCTTCCAATCTTTTGAAGATATTTCGTTTAAATGGTAAGGGTAAGTATTTGCAGAATTCTTAATTAAGTATTCTTTTAAGGCTGGATCGATATTAAGATTTAACGTTTCACCATCAGGGACCTGAAAATCGAATAGAAGCCGTTGGCCTTTTGAATCTATTTTTTTAGCCATTGCAATCATAGGATCATTTTCCGACTAGCCAGGCTATATTTTATCTTCTAACCCGGACAAAAAGGTTAACTTGTATATAGTAATCCAAGTCGCTAAGTCAAGCGATTATGTCTTATTTATATAGAATTGCCTTAAAATTTTCCAATCCTAAGAACGACTGTACTGTTATTTAAGAGACATATTGATACGTTATCGGTAGATCCCCCTACCCCCTCCCTGGATTCGGAGTAAAAGCCTAAACAAGGCAAAAGATTGCTCCCTCAACCACTTTTTAGACCTCCGAATTCCTATCCCAGGTCCTTATTTTAAAAGTCCCCCTAAACACTAAAAAGGGATCCGCATTTCGAACATGTGTCCCTTAGCGACCAGAGGATACCAATCCGATCTTTGCCGTCCTCTTTCTCCTCTGGGGTGCCTTTGTAGTCCGTCCCCTGCCGACCTTGGAGCGATCTTTGGTCTGCATCCTCTTCTTGATCCTCGCCTCTTCCGCTCTCTTTTTCTTTTTCCTTGCCTCGGCGCGTCTAGTGGCTTGGTCGATCGCAGTACAAACCCTGCACTTGAAATATATCTTCTTTTTCTTATATTCCGGTGTGAAAAGCGCTAGTATTTTTCTATCTGCACAATACTTGCAGTCCCTTTCTTCCCTTAGAACCTTCTTACCGAAAACTTGGATCATTTTCTGGATTGCTCTTTGGATATGAGGATTGAGATATCCAAATCTAGTATGGTACGTTTTCTTTAACTTCTTATATGCAGCCAGGGTGAGTTCCGGTAATCCAGCTTGAACTCGTCTTTTGTTGAATTTAATAAAACCTTGATAGTCCGTAATCCCGCATTCTTTACAAACCTCGTAAAACCCATTGATACTTTCCGAATATCTAAAATGGGTGAAGTCTTTTTTATCCTCGCACAAAGGACATTCAAACTTCATAGAGAAGAGCCGAATCCCCTCTTTTC from Leptospira licerasiae serovar Varillal str. VAR 010 harbors:
- a CDS encoding DNA processing protein DprA, whose amino-acid sequence is MIAMAKKIDSKGQRLLFDFQVPDGETLNLNIDPALKEYLIKNSANTYPYHLNEISSKDWKDGIIPIFWKGNIDFINQPAVAVVGTRNPTERGIAAAKIITETLVKEGFVVVSGLAKGIDSVAHSCTLSLGGKTIGVLGTPIHQIYPAQNKKLGEEITDKGLLLSISRPEEGGNPYVFPRRNRLMALLTKATIIVEAGETSGVVHQAAECARLNRKLIFSKVLAEQNHEWVNRFMRSASATVINGSADLRSILQSLNIY